The genomic DNA CCTGGGTGCCGGAGCAGCAGGTGCCGCCGGTGGTGGACGCCTTCAAGGCGAAGGGCGCCAAGACCTACTTCCTGATCGGCAGCGACTACGCCTTCGGCCGCGGCATGCTGGGCTTCGCCAAGAGCTACGTCGAGAAGACCGGCGGCAAGGTGGTCGGCGAGGAGTACCTGCCGATGGACGGCAGCGACTGGACCGCGATCATCTCCAAGCTGAAGGAGGCCAAGCCCGACGCGCTGATCACCTCGACCGCGGGCGGTGCGCCGAACGTGACGCTGACCAAGCAGCTGCGCGGCGCGGGCGTGTCGCTGCCCTTCGCCAACCTCGCGCTGGACGAGGGCACCGCCAAGAGCATGGGTGCGGATGCCGAGGGCGTCTACCTCTCGGCCTCCTACGTCACCGGGATCGACAGCCCGGAGAACAAGGCCTTCCTGGCGGCGATGCAGAAGAAGTTCGGCGCGGAGCTGCGCACCCCGAACGACCTCTCGGTGCCGGAATACGAGGCGATCTACCTGTACAAGGCCGCCGTCGAGAAGGCGGGCGGGACCGAGACCGCCAAGGTGCTGGAGGCGCTGCCGACCGTGAGCTTCACCGGGCCGCGCGGCACGATCACCATGAGCAAGCAGCACCACGCGCCGCTGACCATGTATCTCGGCCAGATCCAGAAGGACGGTACCGTGAAGGTCGCCGGCACCTTCAGGGACGTCGATCCCGGCGAGCAGTGCCCGAAGCTGCAGTGAGGGGAGGGGCTGGGGGATCCGATGATCTCCTTCGCCCGCCGAGGCTGCCGGATCCACGCTTCTGTCCCCGCTACGCGGCTGCGAGATGAAGCGCGGGTCCCCTCTCCCGTGCGGGAGAGGGACAGGGTGAGGGATCGGGTCTTTCAGGACGACGCGCGCCCTGTCGCCGCGTCGACGGTGTGCTCGGTCCTGAACCTTCTCGACCCTCACCCCAGCCCTCTCCCGCACGGGAGAGGGGGCAGGTCGCACCCTGCCACCACCGCCGGTGTCCGCCGGAGATCCGTGATCACCGTAGCCTCCGCGGGGCAGGGGGCGCGTCGTCACCCGCCGCGTCCTCTGCCGTTCCCGCGTACCCGGAAACCCCGATGCTGCTCACCCTCGACATCCTGACCACGGCGGCGATCCTGTTCATCGTCTCGATCGGCCTCCTGGCGATCTTCGGCGTGCTCAAGATCATCAACTTCGCCCACGGGGCGTGGCTGACGGTCGGCGCCTACTGCGCGGTGGTGACCGCCAAGCTCGGGCTCAATCCATGGGCGGCGCTGCCGCTGGCCTTCGCGGTCGGCGCGGCGCTCGGCGGGCTGGCCGAGCACTTCATCATCCGCCCGCTCTACCGGCGGCCCCTCGACGCGATCCTCGCGACCTGGGGGCTCGGCATCGTGGTCGGGCAGCTCATCACCCTGGCCTTCGGCCGGGACGTCCAGCTCACCCCGAACCTCTACGCCGGCACCGTCGAGATCCTCGGCGTCGACTACTCCGCCTACCGCCTCGTCGCCCTCGGCATCGCGCTCGCGATCGGCACGCTGTTCGCGCTCACCATCGAGCGCACCCGGCTCGGCCTCTCGGCCCGGGCGGTGATCATGAACGAGACCCTGGCGCGCAGCCTCGGCATCGACACGGGGCGCGTGCGCCTCGTCGTGTTCATGCTCGGCGCCGGCTTCGCGGGGCTCGCGGGCGTCCTGCTGACGCCGCTCACCAGCGTCGACCCGAACATGGGCGTCTCCTGGCTGATCGGCGCCTTCATGCTGGTGATGGTCGCCGACGCCTCGTACCTGGCGCTCGCGGCGGCCTGCCTCGTCTTCGGGGCCGCGCAGGTTCTGATCAGCACCTTCGTGAGTCCGATCCTGGGCAGCATCGCCGTCGCCGTGCTCGCCGCCCTCGTGCTGCGGATCAGCCCGAAAGGTTTCTCCCGTGCTTGAGACCCTTCCCGTCGCCGAGCGCGCCGCCGCGGCGCCCCGCGGACGCCGCCTGTCCCGCGCCGCGCCCTTCGTGGTCGCGGCCCTCGCGGCGCTGGCCCTCTGGATCGCGCCGCTGTTCCTCGACACCTTCGCGGTCAACGTCCTGACCCGGTCGATGATCTACGCGGTGCTGGCGGTCACGGTCGACCTGCTCTGGGGCTTCGCCGGGATTTTGACCTTCGGGCAGGCGGCGTTCTTCGGCATCGGCGCCTACGCCACCGCGATGATCCTCACCGCCTACGGGGCGACGCCGCTCGGGATCGCCGCGGCCATCGCGGCCGCGCTGGTCGCGCCGGCCCTGCTCGGCCTCGCGGTGGGGTGGCTGTCCTTCTACCACCGCTCGACCCCGCTCTACGCCTCGGTGATCTCGCTCGTCGTCCCGATCGTCGTGGTGCAGCTCATCTACTCGGGCGGAGAATGGACCGGCTCCAGCAGCGGCCTCGTCGGCTTCGACGTGCTGCCCTTCGAGATCGAGGGCTATTTCCGCCTCGCGGCCCTGTTCCTGATCGTCGTCACGCTGGCGGCCTGGATCCTGGTCCGGGCCGATGCGGGCCGCGCCCTCGTGGCGCTCCGGGACAACGAGGCGCGCTGCGCCTATCTCGGCCTCAACCCGCGGCGGCTGCAGATCCGGCTGACCGCGGCGCTCGCCGGGATCGCGGGGCTCGCGGGCTTCCTGTTCGCCAACGCCTCGGGCGTGGTCGCGCCCGAGAATGCCGGCTTCCTGTTCGGCACCGAGCTGGTGATCTGGGTGGCGCTCGGCGGCCGCGGCACGCTGCTCGGCCCGGTGCTGGGCACCGTCGCGATCGACTACCTCGCGGCGAACCTGTCCGGCGACCTGCCGTTCCTCTGGCAGCTCCTCCTGGGGACGGCCTTCGTGGCCATCATCATCCTGCTGCCGGGCGGCCTCGCCGACCTCGTCGGCCGCCTCTGGCGGGCGCTGCCGGTGGGCCGGCGGGAGCCCGCGCCGCCGCGCCTCGTCGCGCGCCCGGCCGGGACCGGGGCGGCCCCATCGGACGCGCCGATCCTCAAGGTCGAGAACCTCGCCAAGGCTTACGGTGCCCTGACGGTGCTGGAGGGCATCGACCTGGAGATCCGGGCGGGCGAGCTCGTCAGCCTCGTCGGGCCCAACGGCGCCGGCAAGACCACGCTGATGCGCTGCCTCAGCGACGGCACCGAGCCGTTCAGGGGCGCCATCGCCATCGGCGGCACGCCCATCACCGGGCTGACGCCGAACCGGATCGTCGGCCTCGGCGTCGGGCGCAAGTTCCAGGTGGCGAGCGTGTTCGAGAGCCTGTCGGTGGCCGATTGCCTGCGGCTCGCCCGGGCGTCCCACGACGGCCTGAGCCCGGTCGGACAGGCGGAGACGCTGGGCCTGCCGCAGCCGGCCCTCGACGTGCTGCGCATGACCGGCCTCGACCGGCTGCTGACCCGGCCGACGCGCCTCCTGTCGCACGGGCAGAAGCAGGCGCTGGAACTCGCCATGGTGGTCGCTCTGGAGCCGCGGCTGATCCTGCTCGACGAGCCCACCGCCGGCCTGACCAAGGCCGAGCGCACCACCATCGGGACCGTCCTCAAGGCGCTCACCGCCGAGGGACGGATCGCCGCCGTGCTGGTCGAGCACGACCTCGACTTCGTGCGCGAGATCTCGTCCCGGATCGTGGTGCTGCACCAGGGCCGGCTGGTCCTGGACGGCACGGTCGAGGACGTCGTCGGCTCGGAACTGGTCCGGACCATCTACGCGGGAGGCGGCCATGGTTGAGGCAGCACGGCAGATTGCGCCGGCGGGGGCCGCCCTCGCCCTCGAGGCGGTGTCGAGCGGCTACGGCGCCGTCTCCATCGTGAGGGACGTGTCCCTCTCGGTCGGGCCGGGGGAGATCGTGGCGCTGCTCGGCAAGAACGGCATGGGCAAGACCACCCTGCTCAAGACCGTCCTGGGGATGGTGGCCCTGCGCGGCGGCGCCGTCACGGTCGGGGGCCAGGCGCTCGCCGGCCTCACGCCGGCCAAGCTCAACGCGCTCGGCGTCGGCTACGCGCCGCAGGAGCAGCCCCTGTTCCAGGACCTGTCGATCCGCGACAACCTGCGCCTCGCGGTGCCGTCCGACCGGATGCTGCCGGAGGCGCTGGAGCGGCTGTTCGGCCACTTCCCGTTCCTGAAGGACCGCCTCGCCCAGCGGGCCGGCACCCTCTCGGGGGGCGAGCAGAAGATGCTGATCCTCGGGCGCGCCCTGATGCTGCGCCCGCGCCTCCTGCTGATCGACGAGATCTCCGAGGGCGTGCAGCCCTCGATGGTCGAGCGCCTGCGCGGCGTGCTCCAGGCCGAGCGGGCTTCGGGCGTGTCCATGCTGGTGGTGGAGCAGCACGTCGCCTTCGCGCTGGCGCTCGCCGACCGCTACGCCGTCCTGAAGCTCGGCGAGATCGTCGACAGCGGTCCGGCGCAGGCGCCGGACGCGCGGGCGCGCGTCATCGACCATCTGGCGGTGTGAGGTCGACCCGGATCCGCCACCGTCATCGCGAGCGCAGCGAAGCGACCCAGGGTCGCGCCACGCTCCGGACGGGGCGCTGCTGGATTGCTTCGCTGCGCTCGCAGAGACGGTGGTGGATCGGGAGCAGGGAGCAGGGAGCCGTAGGCGCATGAGAGAACTCAACACCTTCTCGATCGCCGCCCGCTGTCCCCGGACCGGGCAGCTCGGCGTCGCGGTGGCGAGCGCCGTCCCGGCGGTGGGCGGGCTCTGCCCGTTCCTCAGGGCCGGGATCGGGGCCGTCACCACCCAGTCCTGGGTGAACCCCTACCTCGCCGCCCGCATCCTCGACGGGCTCGCCGACGGGCAGCATCCCGACGCGGCGCTGGCGGCGGCGCTCGCCACCGACGACCGGCCGGACCTGCGCCAGCTCGGCCTCGTCGACGCGCGCGGGACCGGCGCGGCCTGGACCGGCGCCGGCTGCACGCCGGCGGCCGGCCATCGCACCGGGGCCGGCTACGCCGTCCAGGGCAACATGCTCGCCGGGCCGGGCGTGATCGACGCCATGGCGCAGGCCTTCGAGGAGAGCGCCGCCCGGGATCTCGACGAGCGGCTGATGCGCGCCCTGGAGGCCGGCGACGCGGCCGGCGGCGACCGGCGCGGCAAGCAGTCGGCGGCGCTCAAGATCGTCGCCGGCGAGGATTACCCGCTCCTCGACCTGCGGGTCGACGAGCACACGGAGCCCGTCGCCGAGCTGCGCCGCGTCCTGGCGGTGGCCCGCCGTCAGCTCGTGCCGTTCGTGGCCGGCATGCCCCGGAAGGACGGCCCGGCCGGCGCCCTGCCGGACGCCGTCGTGGACATGCTGCTCAAGCCCCCTGCCCAGCGGCCGGGCGCTACCGAGGATGCGGCCCCCGACCTCCTGCGCGACGTCGTCGGCCTGCGCCAGGAGCCCGGGCGGGTCGCGCACCTGCTGGCCCAGTTCGCGCCGGTGCTCGCCGAGATCGCGCGGCTGCGCGACCTCGACCTCGCGGACATCCATCCGCCGGTCGTCTTCGATCCGACCTTGCCGTATCGCCGGGTGCCCCATGACGACCGCCGCGACTGACGCAATCTGGCAAGCGCCGATCACCGAGCTCGCGCGGATGATCGCGGCGCGGGAAGTGTCGAGCGCCGAGCTCGTCGGCGCCAGCCTCGACCGGATCGCGCGGCTCGACGGCGCCCTGAACAGCTTCGTCCACCTCTCGCCCGCGGCCCTCGACGCCGCGCGCGCGGCCGATGCCGAGATCGCCCGGACGGGTCCGCGCGGCCCGCTGCACGGCATCCCGCTCGCCATCAAGGACAACTACGGCACCGCCGACATGCCGACGCGGGCCGGCACGGCGGTGGAGGCCCTGACCTTCCCGGCGGCCGACAGCCACGCCGTGGCGCGACTGCGGGCGGCCGGCGCGGTGATCCTCGGCAAGACGCGCATGCACGAATTCGCCTGGGGCATGGTCACGCCACCGACCCGCAACCCCTGGGACCCCGACCGGGTGCCCGGCGGCTCCAGCGGCGGCTCGGGCGCGGCGGTCGCGGCCCGCCTCTGCCCGGCCGCGCTCGGCTCGGACACGGGCGGCTCGATCCGGATCCCGGCCGCCCTGTGCGGGGTCGTCGGCCTCAAGCCGACCTACGGCCGGGTCGGCCGGTCGGGGATCGTGCCGCATTCCTGGTCCCTCGACCATGCCGGGCCGCTGACCCTGACGGTGGCCGATTCCGCCCTGATGCTGCAGGCGCTCGCCGGCCCGGATGCCGGCGATCCCGCCGCCAGCGCGGCGCCGGTCCCCGACTACACGGCCGGGCTGGACCGGCCGATCCGGGGCCTGCGGGTCGCGGTGATCCGCAACCACTTCTTCGACGCAATCGGCGACG from Methylobacterium radiotolerans JCM 2831 includes the following:
- a CDS encoding substrate-binding protein, encoding MVKWSLVGAAALALAATAARAADGKPIVIGIPIGLSGANSVVAPSVVQSAELAVEEINAKGGVLGRKLVLEVADDASGAAGAQKAFDSLIYQKKVDVLISMETSAARNAGLPAVTKGKVPYIYTSFYEGHSCNKNMFVDAWVPEQQVPPVVDAFKAKGAKTYFLIGSDYAFGRGMLGFAKSYVEKTGGKVVGEEYLPMDGSDWTAIISKLKEAKPDALITSTAGGAPNVTLTKQLRGAGVSLPFANLALDEGTAKSMGADAEGVYLSASYVTGIDSPENKAFLAAMQKKFGAELRTPNDLSVPEYEAIYLYKAAVEKAGGTETAKVLEALPTVSFTGPRGTITMSKQHHAPLTMYLGQIQKDGTVKVAGTFRDVDPGEQCPKLQ
- a CDS encoding branched-chain amino acid ABC transporter permease codes for the protein MLLTLDILTTAAILFIVSIGLLAIFGVLKIINFAHGAWLTVGAYCAVVTAKLGLNPWAALPLAFAVGAALGGLAEHFIIRPLYRRPLDAILATWGLGIVVGQLITLAFGRDVQLTPNLYAGTVEILGVDYSAYRLVALGIALAIGTLFALTIERTRLGLSARAVIMNETLARSLGIDTGRVRLVVFMLGAGFAGLAGVLLTPLTSVDPNMGVSWLIGAFMLVMVADASYLALAAACLVFGAAQVLISTFVSPILGSIAVAVLAALVLRISPKGFSRA
- a CDS encoding amidase encodes the protein MTTAATDAIWQAPITELARMIAAREVSSAELVGASLDRIARLDGALNSFVHLSPAALDAARAADAEIARTGPRGPLHGIPLAIKDNYGTADMPTRAGTAVEALTFPAADSHAVARLRAAGAVILGKTRMHEFAWGMVTPPTRNPWDPDRVPGGSSGGSGAAVAARLCPAALGSDTGGSIRIPAALCGVVGLKPTYGRVGRSGIVPHSWSLDHAGPLTLTVADSALMLQALAGPDAGDPAASAAPVPDYTAGLDRPIRGLRVAVIRNHFFDAIGDDVAAAIEAALRFLEDRGCAVRDVAVPSLRHGLGAIYAIELASSTAYHGRSLAQGHVAGFAADVRDLVEMGRLVTGPDYLRAEQARALIMAEMAGVLAEADVIVGPASPLTAWRTDESAVSLGGRAESVLAASWRLTYPFNLAGLPAIALPCGFDRRGLPISLQIAARPFAEAEILRVAHQYERAHDWWSRVPPLAG
- a CDS encoding DUF1028 domain-containing protein; amino-acid sequence: MRELNTFSIAARCPRTGQLGVAVASAVPAVGGLCPFLRAGIGAVTTQSWVNPYLAARILDGLADGQHPDAALAAALATDDRPDLRQLGLVDARGTGAAWTGAGCTPAAGHRTGAGYAVQGNMLAGPGVIDAMAQAFEESAARDLDERLMRALEAGDAAGGDRRGKQSAALKIVAGEDYPLLDLRVDEHTEPVAELRRVLAVARRQLVPFVAGMPRKDGPAGALPDAVVDMLLKPPAQRPGATEDAAPDLLRDVVGLRQEPGRVAHLLAQFAPVLAEIARLRDLDLADIHPPVVFDPTLPYRRVPHDDRRD
- a CDS encoding ABC transporter permease subunit — its product is MLETLPVAERAAAAPRGRRLSRAAPFVVAALAALALWIAPLFLDTFAVNVLTRSMIYAVLAVTVDLLWGFAGILTFGQAAFFGIGAYATAMILTAYGATPLGIAAAIAAALVAPALLGLAVGWLSFYHRSTPLYASVISLVVPIVVVQLIYSGGEWTGSSSGLVGFDVLPFEIEGYFRLAALFLIVVTLAAWILVRADAGRALVALRDNEARCAYLGLNPRRLQIRLTAALAGIAGLAGFLFANASGVVAPENAGFLFGTELVIWVALGGRGTLLGPVLGTVAIDYLAANLSGDLPFLWQLLLGTAFVAIIILLPGGLADLVGRLWRALPVGRREPAPPRLVARPAGTGAAPSDAPILKVENLAKAYGALTVLEGIDLEIRAGELVSLVGPNGAGKTTLMRCLSDGTEPFRGAIAIGGTPITGLTPNRIVGLGVGRKFQVASVFESLSVADCLRLARASHDGLSPVGQAETLGLPQPALDVLRMTGLDRLLTRPTRLLSHGQKQALELAMVVALEPRLILLDEPTAGLTKAERTTIGTVLKALTAEGRIAAVLVEHDLDFVREISSRIVVLHQGRLVLDGTVEDVVGSELVRTIYAGGGHG
- a CDS encoding ABC transporter ATP-binding protein codes for the protein MVEAARQIAPAGAALALEAVSSGYGAVSIVRDVSLSVGPGEIVALLGKNGMGKTTLLKTVLGMVALRGGAVTVGGQALAGLTPAKLNALGVGYAPQEQPLFQDLSIRDNLRLAVPSDRMLPEALERLFGHFPFLKDRLAQRAGTLSGGEQKMLILGRALMLRPRLLLIDEISEGVQPSMVERLRGVLQAERASGVSMLVVEQHVAFALALADRYAVLKLGEIVDSGPAQAPDARARVIDHLAV